A genomic segment from Vitis riparia cultivar Riparia Gloire de Montpellier isolate 1030 unplaced genomic scaffold, EGFV_Vit.rip_1.0 scaffold824_pilon_pilon, whole genome shotgun sequence encodes:
- the LOC117910722 gene encoding peroxidase N1-like — MDASFIHTPTLFFLWFSMAAALVQGQGTRVGFYSRTCPPAESIVQKTVQSHFQSNPAIAPGLLRMHFHDCFVRGCDASILINGTSTEKTTVPNSLLNGYDVIDDAKTQLEAACPGVVSCADILALAARDSVVLTKGLTWKVPTGRRDGRVSLASDVNNLPSPRDSIEAQKQKFADKGLTDQDLVTLVGGHTIGTSACQFFRYRLYNFSTTTANGADPSMDAKLVTQLQALCPSDGDGSKRIALDTGSPNRFDATFFTNLKNGRGVLESDQKLWTDTSTRAFVQRFLGVRGLRGLNFNVEFGRSMVKMSNIGVKTGTEGEIRRVCTAIN, encoded by the exons ATGGACGCCTCCTTCATTCATACACCCACATTGTTCTTTCTCTGGTTCTCCATGGCTGCTGCATTGGTGCAAGGCCAAGGCACTCGGGTTGGCTTCTATTCTCGTACATGTCCTCCAGCTGAATCCATTGTTCAGAAAACTGTCCAGTCTCATTTCCAATCCAATCCAGCCATTGCCCCTGGCCTGCTTCGCATGCACTTTCATGACTGTTTTGTCAGGGGCTGTGATGCTTCTATCCTTATAAATGGAACTTCCACTGAGAAAACAACCGTACCAAACAGTCTGTTAAATGGATATGATGTTATTGATGATGCCAAGACCCAGCTCGAAGCTGCTTGCCCTGGAGTGGTCTCTTGCGCTGATATTCTTGCCCTCGCTGCCCGCGACTCTGTAGTTCTG ACTAAAGGACTAACGTGGAAAGTGCCTACGGGACGTAGAGATGGGCGAGTTTCACTGGCATCTGATGTTAACAATTTGCCCAGCCCTCGCGACTCTATTGAAGCCCAAAAGCAAAAGTTTGCTGACAAGGGTCTCACTGATCAAGATCTCGTTACTCTTGTTG GAGGACACACCATTGGAACTTCAGCATGCCAATTCTTCAGATACAGGCTATACAACTTCAGTACCACGACTGCAAATGGTGCTGACCCTTCTATGGATGCTAAATTAGTAACTCAGCTACAAGCCCTCTGTCCATCTGATGGCGATGGGAGTAAGCGCATTGCACTAGACACTGGTAGCCCAAACAGATTTGACGCAACCTTCTTTACAAACTTGAAGAATGGACGTGGAGTGCTGGAGTCTGATCAGAAGTTATGGACAGATACTTCCACCAGAGCTTTTGTTCAGCGCTTCCTCGGGGTTAGAGGGCTGCGTGGGTTGAACTTCAACGTTGAGTTTGGGAGGTCTATGGTGAAGATGAGCAACATTGGGGTGAAGACTGGGACTGAGGGTGAAATTCGCAGAGTGTGTACTGCAATTAATTAG